Part of the Gloeocapsa sp. PCC 73106 genome, ATTACCCAGGATATAAATATGATGGAAATCTTTAGCTTAGATAGTCAAGTTATTCAAAATTTCGCCTTCTTGACCGTCTTTTCCATTATCCTCACCCTGGGAGTAGAACTATCTCTTCAAAATTTACTGAATTTTTGGCGGCAACCATCTCTGTTAATACGTTCTTTATTAGCTGTGATTGTGATTCCTCCTCTTGTAGTAGCATTAACCTTACTGATTTTTAAGCTACCGGAAGCTTTTGTAAGTGCTTTAGTATTATTGGTAGCTTCACCTGGACCTGCACTATTAACAAGACGTGCAGCTATGGCAGGGGCACGCTTTGATTATATAGTCAGTCTTCAGGTAACTTTAGCAATTTTGGCTATTGTATTTACTCCTTTAACCCTCAAATTTTTTAGTGTTTTGTCGCCTTATGATACCGATGTAAATTTTTTAAAAGTAGCCTATCAAGTAGCATCGGTGCAGTTTTTCCCGTTGAGTATTGGGTTCGCTATCCGAACAATTTGGTCAGATTCTTTGGAAGAAATTAGCAGCTTTTTAAGAATAGTTTCTAATACTTTATTTATTGTTTTGTCTATTATTTTGCTGTTGATTGGATTTGATGTAGTTCCTGTTTTAGGGGTAGTTCCTATTTTAGTTGCGATTATTTTAACTTTATTAGGGTTAGCCATAGGTCATCTATTTGGTATAGGTTATGAAGCTGATATTCAGTCTGGAA contains:
- a CDS encoding DUF202 domain-containing protein, coding for MAAERTLMAWIRTSLSMITFGFGIDRFFHYLKRTEMGTSVNAINEERVLGLSLITLGVFALAFAIVVHWNTLKKLEEEDFQYTSKWSLGITVAIVLVFIGLASYIPIITQDINMMEIFSLDSQVIQNFAFLTVFSIILTLGVELSLQNLLNFWRQPSLLIRSLLAVIVIPPLVVALTLLIFKLPEAFVSALVLLVASPGPALLTRRAAMAGARFDYIVSLQVTLAILAIVFTPLTLKFFSVLSPYDTDVNFLKVAYQVASVQFFPLSIGFAIRTIWSDSLEEISSFLRIVSNTLFIVLSIILLLIGFDVVPVLGVVPILVAIILTLLGLAIGHLFGIGYEADIQSGMAVTTIARNAGLAIFIALFKDQARVVPVIVGVLIIGIVAGLPYSIWMKRKII